From Neomonachus schauinslandi chromosome 4, ASM220157v2, whole genome shotgun sequence:
AATCACATGGATTAATGAGTCGCAAGTGATCCCcttcagaataattttatttctaatttcttaaccCTCCCGATACAGGCACCGTGAACAAGCAATAACAGGGAATGATTTGAGACTGAAAGCCCCTTTCCCCCGGACTTTGGCAGAGCTCCCCAGGAGCATGACCTGTCTACTGCCTGTAGCACCAGGCCTCTAGAGGCCAAGGGGAATCTGAGAGGCAGCAACCCTCTACCCTTGATTGTCATGAAGGATGTGCCACTTCTCAGCCGAAGGTACAGACtgaagaagaaaggggagggggggaatgtcTTGAAAGTACCAGCCCTTTCTCTCAGCTTTATGCTACTGAACCCCCAAATTCCTGTCACGCATTCTTGGTCTCCCCTCCTTTCTCCGTCTTCTGAAGAACTGAGTGACTTGGCAGCCTTCGGCCGATACTGAGTGTGGACACCAGCACCTCTGCTGGGATGGACACCAACCCGATGTACCCAACATGGCCAGCCGGTATTCTCGGGGTCCCATGAAGCCACAGgcctgagagaagaaaaagaacaaagagaaagagaaaacaccgAAAAGCAGAAGGTGAGCAGACTTTCCCATGTGCTACTGCCCATGTCCATGTCTGGTTAAAAGAGAACAGAGATGCAAATTTCGGGGGGTGTTTCTCTTCAAAGGTGACAGACATGCTTGACTTTCCGCAGCAAACTAAGCACAGACGGCTCTCTGGCAGCCACAGGCTCACCTGAAATATAAAAGGATGAAagggcaaaatatttaaatgtgtaacTGTTGAAAAAAATCTGATCAAAAGTGCATTAATGATCACACCCATAGAAATAACTAAGCCTGCTCAGGGATTGAGAACACATAGCCACATGACTTTGAGCAGAGTCAGACAGGATTCTAGGCCCgattcccagctctgccccacagCTGTCTGACTTCAGGCAAGCTACCTAACCTTTctgcatctttaaaatggggataataggggcgcctgcatggctcagtccatgaagcatctgcctgtggctcaggtccagatcccagggtcctgggatggagccccacatcaggctccctgctcagccggaggagagtctgcttctccccttccctctgcctcttatcccctactcgtgctctctctctctctcaaataaataaataaaatctttaaaaaaaaataaaacatatcctattaaataaataaataaataaataaaatggtgataataatgtACCTGCTCCCTAGGATTTTTGTGAGCCTCTAAGAAGATACTTAAAACAGTGCTTGGTATATACCAAGTGTTCGGTAAATATTATGATTCTATACAGCTTATTCTATAGTTATATATGGAATACCAAAGCAAAAGTCCTAAGGAAAAGACTTGCTGGAAAAGTCTCAAACTTACTTGGCTAGTCATTTCATGCCTTATAGACTGTATCATACAACCTGCTGCTTATGTTTATTACAAACagcttatttcactcagcttaATCCCTAacttttaatcatttattcaataactTTCAGGTAAAATTAGTTTAATTCTAGAAATTAACAATTCAAATTCTAGAAGTTTAAGTAATCAAAACTAAATTCGCATCACTCACAGACATCCACACAACTATTCACGTTTCACTTCTGGGGACAGCTAGAATCTTTATGctgattatttctgcttttattcccATATAATGATGGGTGAGGTAGAGGAGATTGGAACAACTGTCATTTAAGGAAGTTGcaacaatgttttaaatttttcattgtatctcttctcttttttccttttccataccacaaaacaacaatgacaacaacgaaaaaacatattaaattagTATAATTTTGAGGAAAGTCTGTatgataaatttatttaacatcAAATCTGGTTTAGTGGAAATCCctctaaaaaggaatgaggtcaTGTCTCTTGCAATGAATCATGTCCATtaaatttatcttgttttctggatgttttccttccttcatttgttTGTCATTTCCAAGTCTCTAATTCTTGTTGATTGttcaattaaatgaaatcattgacttttttttttaattttgaagaggGCATTAAACTGAAGctataatatattataatctaTATTGGTAATGtctgaaattgttgaatcactattttgtacacctgaaactaatataacactgtatattaactatactggaattaaaataaaatccttaaaaaactaaaacagatttaaatatatgcatatgtatacatatacatacatatataaacacacaggTAATCTGTATTAACACAAGTCTGCTTTTAACTCTACAATAATTTTTCCTacccagctttttaaaaagcaaatgcaacTTAGTTTTATTCAAAACTCTCCAAACATTTTCCATTTGTGTATCTCTTATTTCATATGTGTCTTCTTTCCTTTGCCATCTTTCTACTCCTTTGATACTGGGAACAAAATAGGAAAGATGGCTATTCTttattataatattccattacctAGAAAACTTATTTAGGATGAAAGAAAACCCTGTTCTTCACATTGACTAATAACTGATTGATCTCCATACATTTCTCTACTGCTCTCATTTCCCTTTACTCCAAAATTACACACTGAAAGATTACAACTCCACTTAAATAACTCCCACATACATTCAAAGATGATCTGAGAACTGAAATCTCCTCGAGTGCTCTTTAAAAGATCTCATTTATTCCAAGACCTTGAGATGTGATCCAACACATAGGATATATCAGGAGTTTAAGTCTAGATTTAGAGTCAGAGTTTTTTTAACAATAGAAACAAACTTGGAAAGCTACCAGTCCAGTCttttttacaaatatggaaaCTAAGACCCAGAGAGGCTGTACTATCCAGAACAAGGTTATttcatatacatatgaatatgtattaatatatagcTTAAAATTTCATAAAGGATATTCAGAAGAATTATCATAGGTCTTAAAGGACTCTTGAAGACAAAACTAATCCGCTTTTATGACAGTTGGCCCTTTTCAATtaccttaatatttttaattttaaaggaaacctTTATatcaaacacaattttatttccttgttgagaatgattttgtattttgaaacaGCACCTTTTGCCATTCTCAGAATCCGTGATCTCGTAAAAGTTACGTTTTCCCACTGTGCTGTTCCCACCATTGAAGGCACTCCCTGGCCCGCGGGCACCTTGGCGACCAGAGCCCTCGCTCCGCACCCATCTTGGTCTGTGGAAGGGCGGCGGGCAGGGACAGAGACGGCCGCGACCAGACAATGTCCTGCATTCACGGCGGCCTCGGCCAATCACAGGCCGGCGCCTCCCGGCCCCGCGCGGCGCCACCGGCCACGGCTCGGGCCCGAGAAAACCCGGCCGCTGGGCGGCCATCTGCGGCCATCCCGGGGCAGGGCGCGCCGCGCTCCAACTGCGCCCCGCCCGGAGGAGGGGGCCCATGGCGCGGGCGCCGCGGCGTCCCCTCAGGACACGGGTCGCGCACGGAGGGCAGGATGCGCCGCCCATTCCGGCACGAACTCGGCGCTGTCCCTTTAAGACGAGCCTCCTCCCGGGGCCTAGAGGAGCGTCGGCGGCCCCGCCGCGGGGGGCAGCGACATCCGGGCTACCGGGCTGGCGACGACGACGGCCCCTCGGGCAGCTCCCAGTCCCTGCGGGACGCCCGACTGGCCGCGGCTAGGGAGCGCTGCCTGGgcaaaggcggggggggggggcccttcGGGGCCACGTGAGTCCCCAGCCCGGGTAcagccccgccgccgccgcccgcccccaCCTCGCGGACGCCGGGGCCCCGACGCTGAGGCCGGCACGCGGGTCACGGACGCTTCGCCCGCGGGACCGCGCCGCGCGCGCCCGCTTCGGGGCCCGCCCCACCTCCTGCGCGTGCACAGGGGCGGGGCGCCGGAGAGACAGCCAATCAGCGCCGGCCGGCCAGGGACCGCCTCTGAAGTCCTCGCGGGGGGCGGTGCGGGAGGGAGAACTTCGTGGGGGGCGCGGCGCCCGAGGGCGGGCGGGGAAAAGCAGGAGTGCGGGAGGGGCTGGGAAGCTAGGCTTGCGGCGGTCCGGCTCGGATCCTGAAGCACCGAGGAAGTGAAAGGGGCGGGAGCGGCGGGGTGGGCCGCGGGCGGTGCGTGAGAACCGGCGCGGGCGGGCAAacgggaggagagggggaggcgCCGGGAGCAGGTGGTGCGgccggaggggggcgggggaaggagggagagggacggggggtgggggagcgatTAGGCACGTCCTCGAGATAGGAGGACTGGGGATGGACTTGCCGAGTTAATAAGCGTAAAGCCAGAATCTGTCAAGGTTTATTTATGCAGCTCAGAGAACTTGAAGAAGTTGTGAGCTTACTGGTGGAGATGGGTTCTTAAAATTTTCCTCTATccgaatttttttaaacatatttttagtatCTGGtggtatttattaaaacaaagttgATCACAGTATTTCATGAGGGTtgggagaaaaggaacaaaaggcatttaaaaagaaaaatcgtATTTCTTGATGCACTCTACCgaaattttgagaaagaatatGTTTCAGCAATCGGATACATTGTGTTAATTTTTAGGGCAGAGTAGGGGCTCTGTTGGTTGGGAGACGGAAAGGCAAGACTCACCGTCAGGTGATCATGAACAAGCCTTACACTAAAGCCTCGTTTTTGTCACCTGAAAAAAATTAGAGCAATGAACTCCCCTACTGATCTCGCAGCGTGTTTTGTAATTCAGCGTATATTTGATGAAAAGTGGGATATAAACATTGTCCAGTTGCGTGGGTGGGGTTCCCTGGGGAGCGGTCCTGGGCCGTCTTCTCTGTGCGCTCTCCGGATGGTGTTTGGTCCACTCGCAGAGGGCCATCCTGCTTCCAGACCGCCCTGTTCTGAGATCCGGGCATATCTAACTTGGGTGCCACAGAAATCTGACAACCTGTGTGTCCTAAACGGAGCTCCGCACCTTCCCTCCAAACTGCCCGAGTCTCCCATCCAAGCAACTGCTTCACTACAGCTTGGACATcagcccccaaccccatcccGCAGTCATGAAGCCCCAGGATCCGTTTTACTTCCGTCCTTCTGGTCGTCTGGTTGTCGCTCCTGCCACGCTCTGACTTCCTCTGTACAGGCCACGAGCGTCCTCCACCTGGACTACCGTAGTTTTCTGCTTACTAGTCTTTTGGCCTCGGGCTTCGCCCCACCCCCATCTCGACACTGCAACCGGAGAGGTATACTTTATTGGAAAGTAAATGCGATCGTGTTATTCCCATTTAAAATCTCTTAGAATAGCTCCGTTGCCCTCAGGATAAGTCCTATCTCCTTAAATTCGCTTTGTAAGGCCCTCCTAATCCTGTTTCCGTCCCGGTCCCCAGCAGGATCGTTTACGACCGGCCACTCCTCCCACCCTTCCCCGAGTTACAGCCTACCTGAATTGCTTTCAGTTCTCCAAGGCGAGAGAGTCCTCTAGCTTCTGCAACACTCCCCGGTCTCCTTCTTTCTGAAGAggtggcttccttcccttccctcacctCCTATCCCCAAAGTGAGGGACCAGTTGCATCCCTACGTCCACGGTGCACCCATCGCCCTACGCTGCGGTCGCCTGTTGTGCCGCCTGTTACATCCCACACCAGCTCTTCAGAACGGGGGCCGCATCCTGCTCACCATTGTTCCCAGTTCCCAGGATGGTCCTGGGCAATACTGGTCGGAGCCCAATAACCCTTTAAGAATACACAGTGATCggctcaggaaaacaaaaatcagggTAGCCTTAGGTATCTACtgatagatttattttatattgctgtgtttttcagttttgaatGCTCCTCTCTTAATAAGTTTCTCTATTaagaaccaattttttttttaaaaaaggtataataaattttacttaaacCATTCGGACGTTTTTGTCACAATTAACTATAAATCTCCTTTAGCAGCAATACTGTGTGTGGTTTGTGAAGTGAAATTCTGGAACAGTGGCTCCCTGTTTAATGCTAATGGgcagaaatgttcattttaagCCCAGgctctgaaattttaaaactgagctGAAACTAATGCCCCAGTAATGATAGTGGAAGGAAAGAGTATCATGGTAAGAGTTCTGATCCTTGattcttattattaatttttagaacaGCAATTATCAATATGTTAACGAATTGTTCTGATaccgacttaaaaaaaaatcctgtactcttaatatttttcttttgtttagaagATGTCATGGTAACAAActgaaattctcattttccttgtGCTCACTCAGAGCTAGCAATGCTACATATGTACATTTAGATCGGTAGTATTTCTAAACACCACCCTGCTACACACTTTCAATAAAGTTAAACAAGAATTCTTTGTTGAGAGATGTAATATTTGGAGGGGAGGATAAGGGAATAAATCTTAACTACTACAAATTGTTTCCCTTCAGCCTTACTCTGAAGGAGATCCTTGTTGGTTTTCTCATTACTGTACAACTAGCCTGTTGACTTTGTTACACTTTGGTGGAAGGGAGTATAATTtagtaagaaataaaactttttaaaagaagagaaagtttctttagtaaaataagcaaaaaataaatgagattatataaagGTAAAAGCaagtaatgtatttaaaatatttgaagcagaaaaaaatatgcattataattatttactatttctgTAGGTAAGTATTCTCCCAGTTATGTATCATATCTGTTTACAGGACAAACCAAGTGATTATTGTAAACAAATGATAGGGGAAAAGTAAATCCCAAAGAGCTTCTCTTTGTGTATGTAGGCTTGCATAATTTTgagtttaagaaaacattttaggcACTGATTTGGTAAAAGTCCTATAAGTACACTTTACTGACATGTTGGCTAGCTGCATTTTTCGgttttaaacctttttaaaaatcttatttccaaaGTTTGTGGCGTggtaaatgacatttaaaagtgtttatagtgaaacattttttttaaatagcccaTTTTAAGAGTGTATCTACAATGAAATACATTTCAGCCTTATTTGAGCATGGCAAACCTGATTAGGCGACCACTTGAAAGAAACACACATTTAAGATGAGATCTAAGATTGCCATTTGCTACAGTTGTTGGTTTTAGCAGAGATTTCAAGTTAACTGGGCATTGAGAATAAACTGCCAATTTAGCAGAGATATGCAGATAGTGATGACTAGCACATAATATAGTGGGGAAAGGTTGGGATTTGGAATTAAGACTCAGGTCCAAATCAGCTAGTTTTATGCCTTCTGCCAGTTATGTCTGAGAGTTTCCACATTATAAATTAGCAACTATTTACCATCCTGACCAGCTCACACTGCTgatgtgagaatcaaatgaggaTAATGTATACCACCAATCTTAAAATACTGGCCAAATTGTAGTTACCCTTactattctatacattatgctttgGACCTGGAGACATTTGGTTTTCacagaaatcacacacacacacacaatgaaaaaaatctaagaagaaaataaaattactttttcataAACTGATTCCCTACGTAGGGATTATGTACTGGCATTTATTCATGGGTAATCCTGATATTAGAGGAAACTGGGGGActctatataaaaaataactattggAGTGAGTTTAAGAGGATTCTGGTACAGTCTGGATTTTGTTATGCTCTACATATTATACAAgagcaaggtgtgtgtgtgtgtgacactaataaaaatggataaagaaaaataaggcaaataatGAAGCATACTTGCTTCAGTGCTCACTGTCAAAGGTTAAAAGAGGAAGATGTTCTTCAATGACAATATTTacgtattattattattttttttaaagattttatttatttatttgacagagaaagacacagcgagagagggaacacaagcagggggagtgggagagggagaagcagactccctgccgagcagggagcccgatgcgggactcgatccagggactccaggatcatgacctgagccgaaggcagtcgcttaaccaactgagccacccaggcgcccaatatttaCGTATTATTGACTCATGATAAATCTGAAGGATAAAGTAGCAACAAAAGCCCTTCTATTATTCCTGGCTCCTTCAAGCAAGTCTGAAATATTTGGCCAGTGGTTAATCGTCCTCCCAGGTTTGACTGAGAACTTACTATGTGCAGAAAGGGACAATGCACACTGTATGGATGGCAGAAGAAACACAAGATGCATTTTTTCTCAAGGAAGCTAAAATcacattttgagaaagaaaaaaagcaaagccctAATGCGTCTGTGAGTGAGCCTCCATTCTTTCGAGGAATGGGTAGCTGGGCAGACACTTTCCCACCCACCTTTCTCTGCAACCTTCTAACCCCACCAGCAAGCAGAGGAGGTGACTCCCACCTTGAATACAGCACTCTCACCCCCCTGCCATTCCACTGTTACAGCCCCATTCTCTTGGCTCCTAAAATTTTCAATTTCCTAAAGCTGCCCCTTAAAATGTAAATCTCCTGGGAGGGGCACAGATGGCGCTTTAAGTTAACACCTAAATGATCTTTCACCTGGTCAACAGAGATGGGTTTTATCCTGCTGAGATGAAGAAAGGGGACAAGATGGCTAAATAAGAGACCGTGAACAGCAAaggtagaaaggaagaaaagatcaatgaCCCAGTGAGGTGGGACCCAAAAGAGCTTTGACAGTTTTGCCTGGAGCTTCTCGGGCTCCATTTCTGTGCTGGTGTGGCATCATGCTGTGGGATTCCAGCCTCGCTCAGACCTCCAGGATCTGTTCATCTGCCCCACCCATATTCCTCCTCGGTCAGAGAATTCCACTGAATTCAGACCAGCTTGGGGGTAAACACGGGACTAGAAGAAAAAGCAGTCTGAAGGTCAGAAGACTTGAATTCTTTTTGACTTTGAGCCATTCAGACCTTCCATAGACTAcaatttccacatttttatgtAAAAGGAGAGAGTGGATTACATTCCTATTCTGCTCTgggtttctccctttccctgcgaACTTCTCCAACTTTTTACTCCAAAGGCGAAACACCCCAAAAGTCCatggatgaatgcatgaataaaatgtggtatatacatacaatgaaatattgctCAGccttaagaaaggaaggaaatcctgacacaggcagcaacatggatgaaccttgaaggcatgatgcaaagtgaaataagccagacacaaaaagaaacattgtATGATTCCCCTCATAGGaagtacttagagtagtcaaattcacaaagaaaatagaacagaaagtagaacagaggtTTCCAGGCA
This genomic window contains:
- the LOC110579041 gene encoding neurogenic locus notch homolog protein 4-like; its protein translation is MGGASCPPCATRVLRGRRGARAMGPLLRAGRSWSAARPAPGWPQMAAQRPGFLGPEPWPVAPRGAGRRRPVIGRGRRECRTLSGRGRLCPCPPPFHRPRWVRSEGSGRQGARGPGSAFNGGNSTVGKRNFYEITDSENGKR